One Setaria italica strain Yugu1 chromosome II, Setaria_italica_v2.0, whole genome shotgun sequence DNA segment encodes these proteins:
- the LOC101769817 gene encoding uncharacterized protein LOC101769817 isoform X2 has product MAPKRGRARKGDRRIDAAIDHFAPMGYTARQVRTAVNALLKEYLGAAAWPFLEDSSYLVVQEKLLEMEDEEKKAPPTLEQEIQEEEQPEQEQPQVEHGCSYYEKSSGPVSMVRPLKATRICSG; this is encoded by the exons ATGGCGCCGAAGCGGGGGCGGGCGAGGAAGGGAGACCGGCGGATAGACGCCGCCATCGACCACTTCGCCCCCATGGGGTACACGGCGCGCCAAGTCCGCACCGCCGTCAATGCCCTCCTCAAG GAGTACCTGGGCGCTGCTGCGTGGCCCTTCCTCGAGGATTCCTCCTACCTCGTCGTCCAGGAAAAGCTCCTGGAGATGGaggacgaggagaagaaggcgcCGCCGACGCTGGAGCAGGagatccaggaggaggagcagccggAGCAGGAACAGCCTCAG GTTGAACATGGCTGCTCATACTACGAAAAGTCGTCTGGTCCAGTTTCCATGGTTAGGCCATTGAAAG CAACAAGAATCTGCAGTGGATGA
- the LOC101769817 gene encoding uncharacterized protein LOC101769817 isoform X1, with protein sequence MAPKRGRARKGDRRIDAAIDHFAPMGYTARQVRTAVNALLKEYLGAAAWPFLEDSSYLVVQEKLLEMEDEEKKAPPTLEQEIQEEEQPEQEQPQQQESAVDEVRPQSNRSILEGHSAVPAGIELSDEEVEDPMLIEPHAIRSGSETRRPCHGWLTESEDEEEQTSEQHELHLPESRRRLDLQKKVA encoded by the exons ATGGCGCCGAAGCGGGGGCGGGCGAGGAAGGGAGACCGGCGGATAGACGCCGCCATCGACCACTTCGCCCCCATGGGGTACACGGCGCGCCAAGTCCGCACCGCCGTCAATGCCCTCCTCAAG GAGTACCTGGGCGCTGCTGCGTGGCCCTTCCTCGAGGATTCCTCCTACCTCGTCGTCCAGGAAAAGCTCCTGGAGATGGaggacgaggagaagaaggcgcCGCCGACGCTGGAGCAGGagatccaggaggaggagcagccggAGCAGGAACAGCCTCAG CAACAAGAATCTGCAGTGGATGAGGTCCGACCACAAAGTAACAGGTCAATTTTAGAAGGGCACAGTGCGGTCCCAGCTGGGATTGAGCTATCAGATGAGGAAGTGGAAGATCCTATGCTCATTGAACCACATGCTATAAGGAGTGGTAGTGAAACAAGGCGTCCTTGTCATGGATGGCTAACTGAGTCAGAAGATGAGGAAGAACAAACTAGTGAGCAACATGAGTTGCATCTTCCAGAATCCAGGAGGAGGCTCGATTTGCAAAAGAAAGTGGCTTGA
- the LOC101769132 gene encoding stemar-13-ene synthase — protein sequence MMSTTASLPLARLLGRAAETRPQRFQPVRAQRRVCAKVVSGGVDMALEPKNTREVENRIRQELLDPKQLPSSYDTAWLGNKFVSSALDINSQLCLVDTLENMGISSHFSCEINSTLDMAYRSLLQNDGNITMDMETCAMAFRLLRMHGYDISSDVLSHFAEESRFHDSVEAHLNDSKALLELYRASLVRILEDEGTLEKIGAWSGKLLKQQLCSNRLSRSISPKEVEYALKTPFYSATLEPLQHKMNIERFNTKGIQMQKSSYLACYATEDILALATEDFHAAQSIYQQQLHHIETWAKEFGLDKLKYARVMSWDVFVFMASTVFPPEQYDASIAWIQNSILTVIADDFFDDGGSIEELKNFIDLIERWDADAGIEFCSEDVEILFRAVYDTNNQIAAKGAVVQNRRVVDHIAQVWLALVRAYMVEADWARTRHVPTMEEYMAVAEVSIALGPVVAPSIYLVGPEISEDMVRGPEYKDLLRHMSITIRLLNDIRTHKKEMSEGCINSIRMCALRDGPEVSPASIEAAEREIRGVIADSRRELLRLVVSEAGVLPRPCRDIFWNSHKIAHHFYAERDGFSRPKNLIAAVNAVVHEPLRGTPS from the exons ATGATGTCGACGACGGCTTCGCTCCCCCTGGCTCGATTGCTCGGGCGGGCCGCGGAGACACGGCCGCAGCGTTTCCAGCCCGTACGCGCTCAACGACGTG TATGCGCCAAGGTTGTGTCTGGAGGCGTCGACATGGCTCTTGAACCGAAG AACACGAGAGAGGTAGAGAATAGGATCCGGCAGGAGCTCCTGGACCCCAAGCAGCTGCCATCGTCCTACGACACGGCTTGGCTTGGAAACAAGTTCGTCAGTTCAG CACTGGACATAAATTCACAACTTTGCCTGGTTGACACCCTTGAAAATATGGGAATATCATCTCATTTTTCTTGTGAAATAAACAGCACATTAGACATGGCGTACAG GTCCTTGCTGCAAAATGATGGCAACATAACAATGGACATGGAGACATGTGCAATGGCATTCCGCTTGCTACGCATGCACGGATATGACATCTCCTCTG ATGTATTGTCTCATTTTGCTGAAGAGTCTAGATTCCACGATTCAGTTGAAGCGCATCTGAATGATTCCAAGGCTTTGCTCGAATTGTACAGAGCTTCACTAGTACGTATCTTGGAAGATGAGGGGACTCTAGAAAAGATCGGTGCATGGTCGGGTAAACTACTGAAGCAGCAATTGTGTTCCAACAGACTGTCAAGATCAATATCGCCTAAAGAG GTGGAATATGCTCTTAAAACTCCATTTTACTCGGCCACCTTGGAACCACTACAGCACAAGATGAACATTGAACGTTTCAACACCAAGGGCATCCAGATGCAAAAATCATCATACTT GGCATGTTATGCAACTGAAGATATTCTGGCATTAGCCACTGAAGACTTCCATGCCGCGCAATCTATTTACCAGCAACAACTCCATCACATTGAGAC ATGGGCGAAGGAGTTTGGACTGGACAAGCTCAAGTACGCACGAGTTATGTCTTGGGATGTCTTTGTCTTTATGGCTTCCACCGTGTTTCCTCCTGAACAATACGACGCCAGCATTGCGTGGATCCAGAATTCTATCCTGACCGTAATAGCTGATGACTTCTTTGACGACGGAGGATCAATAGAGGAGCTAAAGAACTTCATCGATCTGATTGAGAG GTGGGACGCAGACGCCGGAATTGAGTTCTGCTCTGAGGATGTAGAGATCCTATTCCGGGCTGTCTACGACACCAACAACCAGATCGCAGCGAAAGGTGCGGTGGTGCAGAACCGCAGGGTTGTCGACCACATTGCTCAAGTT TGGCTTGCCTTGGTGAGGGCCTACATGGTCGAGGCAGATTGGGCGAGGACAAGACATGTGCCGACCATGGAAGAGTACATGGCGGTCGCGGAGGTGAGCATTGCGCTTGGCCCCGTTGTTGCGCCATCGATATACTTGGTTGGGCCAGAGATTTCAGAGGACATGGTGAGGGGTCCAGAGTACAAGGATCTGCTCAGGCACATGTCCATTACCATTCGCCTCCTGAACGACATCCGCACGCACAAGAAGGAGATGAGCGAGGGTTGCATCAACAGCATCCGCATGTGCGCCCTCCGTGACGGCCCCGAGGTATCTCCGGCGTCCATCGAAGCGGCGGAGAGGGAGATTCGGGGGGTCATCGCCGACTCGCGGAGGGAGCTGCTCAGGCTTGTGGTCAGCGAGGCAGGTGTTCTTCCTAGGCCGTGCAGAGACATCTTCTGGAACTCGCACAAGATAGCGCACCATTTCTACGCTGAGAGGGACGGCTTCAGCAGGCCCAAGAACCTGATCGCCGCGGTGAATGCGGTTGTGCATGAGCCATTGCGAGGAACGCCTTCATGA